A single window of Sporosarcina sp. FSL W7-1349 DNA harbors:
- the cobM gene encoding precorrin-4 C(11)-methyltransferase, whose product MNIEAKVYFVGAGPGDPELITVKGLKLLQTADVVLFTDSLVNEKLMDETKEGALVLKSAGMALEEQIDIMAGAVEEGKSVARIHTGDPAIYGAILEQMSRLYNRGISYEVIPGVSSVFASAARAGVELTVPELTQTVILTRAEGRTPVPEKEQLVDLARHHCTVSLFLSATLIKKVVKSFYEAGWAEDAPVLVVYKATWPDELILRTTLDKVGEDMRANRITKQAMVIISPAVDPKLVEQGGYESKLYDKTFTHGFRKGVTADG is encoded by the coding sequence TTGAACATCGAAGCAAAAGTCTATTTTGTCGGCGCTGGCCCGGGAGACCCGGAATTGATTACGGTGAAAGGTTTGAAGCTGTTACAGACCGCAGATGTCGTCTTGTTCACCGACTCGCTCGTCAATGAAAAGCTCATGGACGAGACGAAAGAGGGTGCACTTGTACTAAAAAGTGCCGGCATGGCATTGGAAGAGCAGATTGACATTATGGCGGGCGCCGTCGAAGAAGGAAAAAGCGTAGCCCGCATCCATACGGGAGACCCCGCGATTTATGGGGCAATTTTGGAGCAGATGAGCCGGCTGTACAACCGCGGCATCTCCTATGAAGTGATTCCGGGTGTCAGTTCCGTCTTCGCGTCGGCAGCACGTGCAGGTGTTGAACTCACTGTGCCGGAATTGACGCAAACGGTCATCTTGACCCGTGCAGAGGGGCGGACGCCAGTTCCCGAAAAGGAACAGCTCGTGGACTTGGCCCGGCACCATTGCACCGTCTCTTTATTCCTCAGTGCAACGCTCATTAAGAAAGTCGTCAAATCATTCTACGAAGCAGGCTGGGCGGAGGATGCTCCGGTGCTCGTCGTCTATAAAGCGACTTGGCCGGATGAATTAATTCTCCGGACGACACTCGACAAAGTCGGCGAAGACATGCGCGCCAATCGGATCACCAAACAGGCGATGGTCATCATCAGCCCGGCGGTCGATCCGAAACTCGTAGAACAAGGCGGCTATGAATCGAAGCTGTATGATAAAACCTTCACGCACGGATTCCGCAAAGGAGTGACGGCCGATGGATAA